The DNA segment GTGGTTCCAAGCACTACAGTAGCTGCTACATCCTCAATGACGGTGGGTACAACCGCAACAACTGCAGCATCTTCAATGAACCCGAGCACTTCTGCAGGAACTGCTACTTCCTCGACAAATCCTAGTACTACTGCAACAGCTGTAACGTCCTCAATGGCACCCAGCACTGTAGGAACGGCGGCAACTTCATCAGTGGTTCCGACCACTACAGTAGCTGCTACATCTTCAATGACGGTGGGTACTACTGCAACAACTGCAGCATCTTCAATGAACCCGAGCACTTCTGCAGGGACTGCTACTTCTTCGATGAATCCTAGTACTACTGCAATGTCGTCAATGGCGCCTAGCACTGCAAGTACTACGGCGACTTCATCAGTGGTTCCGAGCACTACAGCAGCTGCTACATCTTCAATGACAATGGGTACTACCGCAACAACTGCAGCATCTTCAATGAACCCGAGCACTTCTGCAGGAACTGCTACTTCCTCGATGAATCCTAGTACTACTGCAACAACTGCAACGTCCTCAATGGCACCCAGCACTGTAGGTACGGCGGCGACTTCATCAGTGGTGCCGAGCACTACAGTAGCTGCTACATCTTCTATGACAGTGGGTACTAGCGCAACAACTGCAGCATCTTCAATGAACCCGAGCACTTCTGCAGGAACTGCTACTTCCTCGACAAATCCTAGTACTACTGCAACAACTGCAACGTCCTCAATGGCACCCAGCACTGTAGGAACGGCGGCAACTTCATCAGTGGTTCCGAGCACTACAGTAGCTGCTACATCTTCAATGACGGTGGGTACTACTGCAACAACTGCAGCATCTTCAATGAACCCGAGCACTTCTGCAGGAACTGCTACTTCTTCGATGAATCCTAGTACTACTGCAACAACTGCAACGTCGTCAATGGCGCCAAGCACTGCAAGTACTACGGCGACTTCATCAGTGGTTCCGAGCACTACAGTAGCTCTACATCTTCAATGACGATGGGTACAACCACAATAACTGCAGGATCTTCAATGAACCCGAGCACTTCTGCAGGAACTGCTACTTCCTCGATGAATCCTAGTACTACTGCAACAACTGCAACGTCCTCAATGGCACCCAGCACTGTAGGTACGGCGGCGACTTCATCAGTGGTGCCGAGCACTACAGTAGCTGCTACATCTTCTATGACAGTGGGTACTAGCGCAACAACTGCAGCATCTTCAATGAACCCGAGCACTTCTGCAGGAACTGCTACTTCCTCGATGAATCCTAGTACTACAGCAACTGCTGCAACGTCGTCAATGGCGCCAAGCACTGGAAGTACTATGGCGACTTCATCAGTGGTTCCGAGCACTACAGTAGCTGCTACATCTTCCATGGCGATGGGTACTACCGCAACAACTGCAGCATCTTCAATGAACCCGAGCACTTCTGCCGGAACTGCTACTTCCTCGATGAATCCTAGTACTACAGCAACTGCTGCAACGTCGTCAATGGCGCCAAGCACTGGAAGTACTATGGCGACTTCATCAGTGGTTCCGAGCACTACAGTAGCTGCTACATCTTCAATGGCGATGGGTACTACCGCAACAACTGCAGCATCTTCAATGAACCCGAGCACTTCTGCCGGAACTGCTACTTCCTCGATGAATCCTAGTACTACAGCAACTGCTGCAACGCAATCGGCCAAGCAAGCTGGAAGTACTATGGCGACTTCATCAGTGGTTCCGAGCACTACAGTAGCTGCTATATCTTCAATGGCGATGGGTACTACCGCAACAACTGCAGCATCTTCAATGAACCCGAGCACTTCTGCAGGAACTGCTACTTCCTCGATGAATCCTAGTACTACAGCAACTGCTGCAACGTCGTCAATGGCACCCAGCACTGTAGGTACGGCGGCGACTTCATCAGTGGTTCCGAGCACTACAGCAGCTGCTACATCTTCAATGACGGTGGGTACTACCGCAACAACTGCAACATCTTCAATGAACCCGAGCACTTCTGCAGGAACTGCTACTTCCTCGATGAATCCTAGTACTACAGCAACTGCTGCAACGTCGTCAATGGCGCCAAGCACTGGAAGTACTATGGCGACTTCATCAGTGGTTCCGAGCACTACAGTAGCTGCTACATCTTCCATGGCGATGGGTACTACCGCAACAACTGCAGCATCTTCAATGAACCCGAGCACTTCTGCCGGAACTGCTACTTCCTCGATGAATCCTAGTACTACAGCAACTGCTGCAACGTCGTCAATGGCGCCAAGCACTGGAAGTACTATGGCGACTTCATCAGTGGTTCCGAGCACTACAGTAGCTGCTACATCTTCAATGGCGATGGGTACTACCGCAACAACTGCAGCATCTTCAATGAACCCGAGCACTTCTGCCGGAACTGCTACTTCCTCGATGAATCCTAGTACTACAGCAACTGCTGCAACGTCGTCAATGGCGCCAAGCACTGGAAGTACTATGGCGACTTCATCAGTGGTTCCGAGCACTACAGTAGCTGCTATATCTTCAATGGCGATGGGTACTACCGCAACAACTGCAGCATCTTCAATGAACCCGAGCACTTCTGCCGGAACTGCTACTTCCTCGATGAATCCTAGTACTACTGCAACAACTGCAACGTCCTCAATGGCACCCAGCACTGTAGGTACGGCGGCGACTTCATCAGTGGTTCCGAGCACTACAGTAGCTCCTACATCTTCAATGATGGTGGGTACTACCGCAACAACTGCAGCATCTTCAATGAACCCGAGCACTTCTGCAGAAACTGCTACTAACTCGATGAATCCTAGTACTACTGCAACAACTGCAACGTCCTCAATGGCACCAGCACTGTAGGTACGGCGCCGACTTCATCAGTGGTTCCGAGCACTACAGTAGCTGCTACATCCTCAATGACGGTGGGTACAACTGCAGCACCTTCGATGAACCCAAGCACTTCTCCAGGACCTGCTACTTCCTCGATGAATCCTAGTACTATAGGAACTGCTGGAACGTCGTCAATGGCGCCAAGCACTGGAAGTGCTATGGTGACTTCATCAGTGGTTCCGAGCACTACAGTAGTAGCTGCTACATTTTCAATGGCGATGGGTACTACCGCAACAACTGCAGCATCTTCAATGAACCCGAGCACTTCTGCCGGAACTGCTACTTCCTCAATGAATCCTAGTACTACAGCAACAACTGCAACGTCCTCAATGGCACCAGCACTGTAGGTACGGCGGCGACTTCATCAGTGGTTCCGAGCACTACAGCAGCTGCTACATCTTCAATGACGGTGGGTACTACCGCAACAACTGCAGCATCTTCAATGAACCCGAGCACTTCTGCCGGAACTGCTACTTCCTCGATGAATCCTAGTACTACTGCAACAACTGCAACGTCCTCAATGGCACCCAGCACTGTAGGTACGGCGGCGACTTCATCAGTGGTTCCGAGCACTACAGTAGCTCCTACATCTTCAATGATGGTGGGTACTACCGCAACAACTGCAGCATCTTCAATGAACCCGAGCACTTCTGCAGAAACTGCTACTAACTCGATGAATCCTAGTACTACTGCAACAACTGCAACGTCCTCAATGGCGCCCAGCACTGTAGGTACGGCCGCGTCTTCATCAGTGGTTCCGAGCACTACAGTAGCTGCTACATCTTCAATGGCGATGGGTACTACCGCAACAACTGCAGCATCTTCAATGAACCCGAGCACTTCTGCCGGAACTGCTACTTCCTCGATGAATCCTAGTACTACAGCAACTGCTGCAACGTCGTCAATGGCGCCAAGCACTGGAAGTACTATGGCGACTTCATCAGTGGTTCCGAGCACTACAGTAGCTGCTACATTTTCAATGGCGATGGGTACTACCGCAACAACTGCAGCATCTTCAATGAACCCGAGCACTTCTGCCGGAACTGCTACTTCCTCGATGAATCCTAGTACTACAGCAACAACTGCAACGTCCTCAATGGCACCCAGCACTGTAGGTACGGCGGCGACTTCATCAGTGGTTCCGAGCACTACAGCAGCTGCTACATCTTCAATGACGGTGGGTACTACCGCAACAACTGCAGCATCTTCAATGAACCCGAGCACTTCTGCAGGAACTGCTACTTCCTCGATGAATCCTAGTACTACAGCAACTGCTGCAACTTCGTCAATGGCACCCAGCACTGTAGGGACGGCAGTGACTTCATCAGTGGTTCCGAGCACTACAGTAGCTCCTACATCTTCAATGATGGTGGGTACTACCGCAACAACTGCAGCATCTTCAATGAACCCGAGCACTTCTGCAGAAACTGCTACTTACTCGATGAATCCTAGTACTACTGCAACAACTGCAACGTCCTCAATGGCACCTAGCACTGTAGGTACGGCGGCGACTTCATCAGTGGTTCCGAGCACTACAGTAGCTGCTACATCCTCAATGACGGTGGGTACAACTGCAGCATCTTCGATGAACCCAAGCACTTCTCCAGGACCTGCTACTTCCTCGATGAATCCTAGTACTATAGGAACTGCTGCAACGTCGTCAATGGCACCCAGCACTGTAGGTACGGCCGCGTCTTCATCAGTGGTTCCGAGCACTACAGTAGGTTCTATATCTTCAATTACAACGGGTACTACCGCAACAAGTGCAGCATCTTCAATGAACCCGAGCATTTCTGCAGGAACTGCTACTTCCTCGATGAATCCTAGTACTACAGCAACTGCTGCAACGTCGTCAATGGCGCAAAGCACTGCAAGTACTACGGCGACTTCATCAGTGGTTCCAAGCACTACAATAGCTGCTACATCCTCAATGACGGTGGGTACAACCGCAACAACTGCAGCATCTTCAATGAACCCGAGCACTTCTGCCGGAACTGCTACTTCCTCGATGAATCCTAGTACTACAGCAACTGCTGCAACGTCGTCAATGGCGCCAAGCACTGGAAGTACTATGGCGACTTCATCAGTGGTTCCGAGCACTACAGTAGCTGCTACATCTTCAATGGCGATGGGTACTACCGCAACAACTGCAGCATCTTCAATGAACCCGAGCACTTCTGCCGGAACTGCTACTTCCTCGATGAATCCTAGTACTACAGCAACAACTGCAACGTCCTCAATGGCACCCAGCACTGTAGGTACGGCGGCGACTTCATCAGTGGTTCCGAGCACTACAGCAGCTGCTACATCTTCAATGACGGTGGGTACTACCGCAACAACTGCAACATCTTCAATGAACCCGAGCACTTCTGCCGGAACTGCTACTTCCTCGATGAATCCTAGTACTACAGCAACTGCTGCAACTTCGTCAATGGCACCCAGCACTGTAGGGACGGCAGTGACTTCATCAGTGGTTCCGAGCACTACAGTAGCTCCTACATCTTCAATGATGGTGGGTACTACCGCAACAACTGCAGCATCTTCAATGAACCCGAGCACTTCTGCAGGAACTGCTACTTCCTCGATGAATCCTAGTACTACAGCAACTGCTGCAACGTCGTCAATGGCGCAAAGCACTGCAAGTACTACGGCGACTTCATCAGTGGTTCCAAGCACTACAGTAGCTGCTACATCCTCAATGACGGTGGGTACAACCGCAACAACTGCAGCATCTTCAATGAACCCGAGCACTTCTGCCGGAACTGCTACTTCCTCGATGAATCCTAGTACTACAGCAACTGCTGCAACGTCGTCAATGGCGCCAAGCACTGGAAGTACTATGGCGACTTCATCAGTGGTTCCGAGCACTACAGTAGCTGCTACATCTTCAATGGCGATGGGTACTACCGCAACAACTGCAGCATCTTCAATGAACCCGAGCACTTCTGCCGGAACTGCTACTTCCTCGATGAATCCTAGTACTACAGCAACAACTGCAACGTCCTCAATGGCACCCAGCACTGTAGGTACGGCGGCGACTTCATCAGTGGTTCCGAGCACTACAGCAGCTGCTACATCTTCAATGACGGTGGGTACTACCGCAACAACTGCAACATCTTCAATGAACCCGAGCACTTCTGCCGGAACTGCTACTTCCTCGATGAATCCTAGTACTACAGCAACTGCTGCAACTTCGTCAATGGCACCCAGCACTGTAGGGACGGCAGTGACTTCATCAGTGGTTCCGAGCACTACAGTAGCTCCTACATCTTCAATGATGGTGGGTACTACCGCAACAACTGCAGCATCTTCAATGAACCCGAGCACTTCTGCAGAAACTGCTACTAACTCGATGAATCCTAGTACTACTGCAACAACTGCAACGTCCTCAATGGCACCCAGCACTGTAGGTACGGCGGCGACTTCATCAGTGGTTCCGAGCACTACAGTAGCTGCTACATCCTCAATGACGGTGGGTACAACTGCAGCATCTTCGATGAACCCAAGCACTTCTCCAGGACCTGCTACTTCCTCGATGAATCCTAGTACTACAGCAACTGCTGCAACGTCGTCAATTGCGCCAAGCACTGCAAGTACTACGGCGACTTCATCAGTGGTTCCGAGCACTACAGTAGCTGCTACATCTTCAATGACGGTGGGTACTACTGCAACAACTGCAGCATCTTCAATGAACCCGAGCACTTCTGCAGGAACTGCTACTTCTTCGATGAATCCTAGTACTACTGCAACAACTGCAACGTCGTCAATGGCGCCAAGCACTGCAAGTACTATGGCGACTTCATCAGTGGTTCCGAGCACTACAGTAGCTGCTACATCTTCAATGGCGATGGGTACTACCGCAACAACTGCAGCATCTTCAATGAACCCGAGCACTTCTGCCGGAACTGCTACTTCCTCGATGAATCCTAGTACTACAGCAACTGCTGCAACGTCGTCAATGGCGCCAAGCACTGCAAGTACTATGGCGACTTCATCAGTGGTTCCGAGCACTACAGTAGCTGCTACATCTTCAATGGCGATGGGTACTACCGCAACAACTGCAGCATCTTCAATGAACCCGAGCACTTCTGCCGGAACTGCTACTTCCTCGGTGAATCCTAGTACTACAGCAACTGCTGCAACGTCGTCAATGGCGCCAAGCACTGGAAGTACTATGGCGACTTCATCAGTGGTTCCGAGCACTACAGTAGCTGCTACATCTTCAATGGCGATGGGTACTACCGCAACAACTGCAGCATCTTCAATGAACCCGAGCACTTCTGCAGGAACTGCTACTTCCTCGATGAATCCTAGTACTACAGCAACAACTGCAACGTCCTCAATGGCACCCAGCACTGTAGGTACGGCGGCGACTTCATCAGTGGTTCCGAGCACTACAGCAGCTGCTACATCTTCAATGACGGTGGGTACTACCGCAACAACTGCAACATCTTCAATGAACCCGAGCACTTCTGCAGGAACTGCTACTTCCTCGATGAATCCTAGTACTACAGCAATGTCGTCAATGGCGCCTAGCACTGCAAGTACTACGGCGACTTCATCAGTGGTTCCGAGCACTACAGCAGCTGCTACATCTTCAATGACAATGGGTACTACCGCAACAACTGCAGCATCTTCAATGAACCCGAGCACTTCTGCAGGAACTGCTACTTCCTCGACGAATCCTAGTACTACTGCAACAACTGCAACGTCCTCAATTGCACCCAGCACTGTAGGAACGGCGGCAACTTCATCAGTGGTTCCGAGCACTACAGTAGCTGCTACATCTTCAATGACGGTGGGTACTACTGCAACAACTGCAGCATCTTCAATGAACCCGAGCACTTCTGCAGGAACTGCTACTTCCTCGATGAATCCTAGTACTACTGCAACAACTGCAACGTCGTCAATGGCGCCAAGCACTGCAAGTACTATGGCGACTTCATCAGTGGTTCCGAGCACTACAGTAGCTGCTACATCTTCAATGGCGATGGGTACTACCGCAACAACTGCAGCATCTTCAATGAACCCGAGCACTTCTGCCGGAACTGCTACTTCCTCGATGAATCCTAGTACTACAGCAACTGCTGCAACGTCGTCAATGGCGCCAAGCACTGGAAGTACTATGGCGACTTCATCAGTGGTTCCGAGCACTACAGTAGCTGCTACATCTTCAATGGCGATGGGTACTACCGCAACAATTGCAGCATCTTCAATGAACCCGAGCACTTCTGCCGGAACTGCTACTTCCTCGGTGAATCCTAGTACTACAGCAACTGCTGCAACGTCGTCAATGGCGCCAAGCACTGGAAGTACTATGGCGACTTCATCAGTGGTTCCGAGCACTACAGTAGCTGCTACATCTTCAATGGCGATGGGTACTACCGCAACAACTGCAGCATCTTCAATGAACCCGAGCACTTCTGCCGGAACTGCTACTTCCTCGATGAATCCTAGTACTACAGCAACAACTGCAACGTCCTCAATGGCACCCAGCACTGTAGGTACGGCGGCGACTTCATCAGTGGTTCCGAGCACTACAGCAGCTGCTACATCTTCAATGACGGTGGGTACTACCGCAACAACTGCAACATCTTCAATGAACCCGAGCACTTCTGCAGGAACTGCTACTTCCTCGATGAATACTAGTACTACAGCAATGTCGTCAATGGCGCCTAGCACTGCAAGTACTACAGCGACTTCATCAGTGGTTCCGAGCACTACAGCAGCTGCTACATCTTCAATGACAATGGGTACTACCGCAACAACTGCAGCATCTTCAATGAACCCGAGCACTTCTGCAGGAACTGCTACTTCCTCGATTATTCCTAGTACTACAATAACAGCTGCAACGTCGTCAATGGCCCCAAGCACTGCAGCAACAACTGCAATTTCATTGATGACCCAAAGCACCCCTGCAACAACTGCTACTTCCTCAGTAATTCCTAGTACTACTGCAACAGCTGCAACGTCGTCAATGGCACCAAGCACTGCAGCAACAACTGCATCTTCACTTATGACCCAAAGCACCTCCGCAACAACTGCTACTTCCTCAGTAAATCCTAGTACTACTGCAACAACTGCAACGTCCTCAATGGCACCCAGCACAGTCGGTACGACGGCGACTTCATCAGTGGTTCAGAGCACTACAGCACCTGCTACATCTTCAATGACGGTAGTTACTACTGCAACAACTGCAGCATCTTCAATGAACCCGAGCACTTCTGCAGGAACTGCTACTTCCTCGATGAATCCTAGTACTACTGCAACAACTGCAACGTCCTCAATGGCACCCAGCACTGTAGGTACGGCGGCGACTTCATCAGTGGTTCCGAGCACTACAGCACCTGCTACATCTTCAATGACGGTAGTTACTACCGCAACAACTGCAGCATCTTCAATGAACCCGAGCACTTCTGCAGGAATTTCTACTTCCTCGATGAATCCTAGTACTACTGCAACAACTGCAACGTCCTCAATGGCACCCAGCACAGTCGGTACGACGGCGACTTCATCAGTGGTTCCGAGCACTACAGCACCTGCTACATCTTCAATGACGGTAGTTACTACCGCAACAACTGCAGCATCTTCAATGAACCCGAGCACTTCTGCAGGAATTGCTACTTCCTCGATGAATCCTAGTACTACATCAACTGCTGGAATATCGTCAATTGCGCCAAGCACTGCAGCAACAACTGCTACTTCTTTGGTGACCCAAAGCACCCCTGCAGCAATTGCTACATCCTCAGTTAATCCTAGTATTGCAGCAACAGCTGCAACGTCGTCAATGGCGCCAAGCACTGCAGGTACTACGGAGACTTCATCAGTGGTTCCGAGCACTACAGTAGCTCCTACATCTTCAATGACGATGGGTACTACCGCAACAACAGCACCTTCGTCAATGGCCCTAAGCTTTTCTGCAGGAATTGCTACTTCCTCAATGAATCCTAGTACTACA comes from the Lytechinus variegatus isolate NC3 chromosome 9, Lvar_3.0, whole genome shotgun sequence genome and includes:
- the LOC121421225 gene encoding putative GPI-anchored protein pfl2 codes for the protein MGTTTITAGSSMNPSTSAGTATSSMNPSTTATTATSSMAPSTVGTAATSSVVPSTTVAATSSMTVGTSATTAASSMNPSTSAGTATSSMNPSTTATAATSSMAPSTGSTMATSSVVPSTTVAATSSMAMGTTATTAASSMNPSTSAGTATSSMNPSTTATAATSSMAPSTGSTMATSSVVPSTTVAATSSMAMGTTATTAASSMNPSTSAGTATSSMNPSTTATAATQSAKQAGSTMATSSVVPSTTVAAISSMAMGTTATTAASSMNPSTSAGTATSSMNPSTTATAATSSMAPSTVGTAATSSVVPSTTAAATSSMTVGTTATTATSSMNPSTSAGTATSSMNPSTTATAATSSMAPSTGSTMATSSVVPSTTVAATSSMAMGTTATTAASSMNPSTSAGTATSSMNPSTTATAATSSMAPSTGSTMATSSVVPSTTVAATSSMAMGTTATTAASSMNPSTSAGTATSSMNPSTTATAATSSMAPSTGSTMATSSVVPSTTVAAISSMAMGTTATTAASSMNPSTSAGTATSSMNPSTTATTATSSMAPSTVGTAATSSVVPSTTVAPTSSMMVGTTATTAASSMNPSTSAETATNSMNPSTTATTATSSMAPAL
- the LOC121421224 gene encoding putative GPI-anchored protein pfl2 codes for the protein MAQSTASTTATSSVVPSTTVAATSSMTVGTTATTAASSMNPSTSAGTATSSTNPSTTATAVTSSMAPSTVGTAATSSVVPTTTVAATSSMTVGTTATTAASSMNPSTSAGTATSSMNPSTTAMSSMAPSTASTTATSSVVPSTTAAATSSMTMGTTATTAASSMNPSTSAGTATSSMNPSTTATTATSSMAPSTVGTAATSSVVPSTTVAATSSMTVGTSATTAASSMNPSTSAGTATSSTNPSTTATTATSSMAPSTVGTAATSSVVPSTTVAATSSMTVGTTATTAASSMNPSTSAGTATSSMNPSTTATTATSSMAPSTASTTATSSVVPSTTVALHLQ
- the LOC121421226 gene encoding uncharacterized protein LOC121421226 translates to MLQCSSYSVAVVLGFTEEVAVPAEVLGFIEDAAIVAVVPIAIEDVAATVVLGTTDEVAIVLPVLGAIDDVAAVAVVLGFIEEVAVPAEVLGFIEDAAVVAVVPIAIEDVAATVVLGTTDEVAIVLAVLGAIDDVAVVAVVLGFIEEVAVPAEVLGFIEDAAVVAVVPTVIEDVAATVVLGTTDEVAAVPTVLGAIEDVAVVAVVLGFVEEVAVPAEVLGFIEDAAVVAVVPIVIEDVAAAVVLGTTDEVAVVLAVLGAIDDIAVVLGFIEEVAVPAEVLGFIEDVAVVAVVPTVIEDVAAAVVLGTTDEVAAVPTVLGAIEDVAVVAVVLGFIEEVAVPAEVLGFIEDAAVVAVVPIAIEDVAATVVLGTTDEVAIVLPVLGAIDDVAAVAVVLGFTEEVAVPAEVLGFIEDAAVVAVVPIAIEDVAATVVLGTTDEVAIVLAVLGAIDDVAAVAVVLGFIEEVAVPAEVLGFIEDAAVVAVVPIAIEDVAATVVLGTTDEVAAVPTVLGAIEDVAVVAVVLGFIEEVAVPAEVLGFIEDAAVVAVVPIAIEDVAATVVLGTTDEVAIVLPVLGAIDDVAAVAVVLGFIEEVAVPAEVLGFIEDAAVVAVVPTVIEDVAATVVLGTTDEVAVVLAVLCAIDDVAAVAVVLGFIEEVAVPAEVLGFIEDAAVVAVVPTIIEDVGATVVLGTTDEVTAVPTVLGAIDEVAAVAVVLGFIEEVAVPAEVLGFIEDVAVVAVVPTVIEDVAAAVVLGTTDEVAAVPTVLGAIEDVAVVAVVLGFIEEVAVPAEVLGFIEDAAVVAVVPIAIEDVAATVVLGTTDEVAIVLPVLGAIDDVAAVAVVLGFIEEVAVPAEVLGFIEDAAVVAVVPTVIEDVAAIVVLGTTDEVAVVLAVLCAIDDVAAVAVVLGFIEEVAVPAEMLGFIEDAALVAVVPVVIEDIEPTVVLGTTDEDAAVPTVLGAIDDVAAVPIVLGFIEEVAGPGEVLGFIEDAAVVPTVIEDVAATVVLGTTDEVAAVPTVLDAAVVAVVPTIIEDVGATVVLGTTDEVTAVPTVLGAIDEVAAVAVVLGFIEEVAVPAEVLGFIEDAAVVAVVPTVIEDVAAAVVLGTTDEVAAVPTVLGAIEDVAVVAVVLGFIEEVAVPAEVLGFIEDAAVVAVVPIAIENVAATVVLGTTDEVAIVLPVLGAIDDVAAVAVVLGFIEEVAVPAEVLGFIEDAAVVAVVPIAIEDVAATVVLGTTDEDAAVPTVLGAIEDVAVVAVVLGFIELVAVSAEVLGFIEDAAVVAVVPTIIEDVGATVVLGTTDEVAAVPTVLGAIEDVAVVAVVLGFIEEVAVPAEVLGFIEDAAVVAVVPTVIEDVAAAVVLGTTDEVAAVPTVLVPLRTLQLLL
- the LOC121421227 gene encoding mucin-2-like is translated as MNPSTTATTATSSMAPSTVGTAATSSVVPSTTAAATSSMTVGTTATTATSSMNPSTSAGTATSSMNTSTTAMSSMAPSTASTTATSSVVPSTTAAATSSMTMGTTATTAASSMNPSTSAGTATSSIIPSTTITAATSSMAPSTAATTAISLMTQSTPATTATSSVIPSTTATAATSSMAPSTAATTASSLMTQSTSATTATSSVNPSTTATTATSSMAPSTVGTTATSSVVQSTTAPATSSMTVVTTATTAASSMNPSTSAGTATSSMNPSTTATTATSSMAPSTVGTAATSSVVPSTTAPATSSMTVVTTATTAASSMNPSTSAGISTSSMNPSTTATTATSSMAPSTVGTTATSSVVPSTTAPATSSMTVVTTATTAASSMNPSTSAGIATSSMNPSTTSTAGISSIAPSTAATTATSLVTQSTPAAIATSSVNPSIAATAATSSMAPSTAVILGTTTATSAMTLTSTALTATSPMTMTNAVETSTSSISPSSTTNTVTSSITPSTAISTTTITISTTVTTTTSLITSNIITTATSLMTPSITAITATSSITQSTTATTATSSMTPSTTATTPIYSMITTTTAISTSSMATSTIATATSLMTMGTSETTATYPMTLSTSATATSSTNPGTTPIGASSMTPSTRVTATSSVAMSITTTITPSSTMNPSTTSTAAASSVNPSSSVSTDTSPMNPSASVTTAVSSMSPSTTATTLISSMTPSSTATATSSITPSTTSTATSSMTMGTSATTAISLLTPSNSATAATSSFNPSTTATTGTSSMVPSTAGSTVTSSVTP